DNA from Daucus carota subsp. sativus chromosome 1, DH1 v3.0, whole genome shotgun sequence:
GAATTTGTCAAATATTCTGAGATTAGGTGACCTTGAAAATAACTATGTCCACGTAAAACATGCTCAATTTAACACTGAAAATGATTGAAACCACAAAAGTAAGGCCCGAGAGGTGCGAAAGGGGAAGATCAAATCATTGTGCAACTAGAGGCTGAAAGAGACTGCATTACCACAAACTAATTATCAACATCAAACAATAATCAACATATTTTTCACACatttcaaaaagaaataaacAATACACGGAGAGTAGGATTTTACAAAATTCCGATTCTACCCACACTAGAGAGAGAAAGGACAGTTCCCAGACACTCTAATATAGCCGGGCCCACCTCTCCGGTCCAGAATAAACATCAATGACATTAAAACCcctttttcaattatttttcatttgtaAGAAAAAGAAACCATAAACAGAGACTTAGTTAAAAACATTTGCTGACGGAAAAAAAATAAGAGCTCCAAAATAAATTGAACCTTTTGTGCTTCCTCATTTACGAGCCTTTGGTTCACCAGCAGCTGGTTTATCTTCTTTTCCAGGTGTAAACCTTGGTAGTGTCAGTAATGTGTTCACCCGAGAAACTCCTTCAAGGGCAGACCAGTCTTTCTCTGGATCTGCATATAGTAGGGGATCGTCTTCATCGGCTTCAACTTCTTCCTCTTCACATTCTTCACCAAGTTTCTCCCCTCTTTTTATATTGGCGGAAGTATCCTTTTTAACATTATCTATAACACACTCTTCCACCGGAACTATCTTTTCATTTGATTCAATGACAGAAGCAGATGATAAATCGTTGGAGTTAAAGAAGAGGCAAACCACTGCACAGTCATCAACCTTAGAGGTAGGGTATTTGGACTTCCATGCTCGAACTGCTGACTCAACCAATGCTCTAGCAGCATAGGAACGTGCAGGAGCTGCGGCAACAATGTCTACAACCTCCTTGTTTGTGAGAACATCCCAGATCtgtattgaaaagaaaaaagaagtttAAGACGAAGATATACACATCATGAGGAAATGTCCTAAGAAAATAATCCATACCCCATCTGTTGCCAGTACTACAAACTCATCCTTTTCAGTGAGGCGGCGATGAGAAATTTCAGGAACAGATATTAGACCGAAATCTTTAAGGCAGAAATCCCCAAAAGCACGGGCCATTGCGAGGCCAGGAGAGTCATTGTTAGGCAACCAAACTCTGGCAACTTCCGGTTCATCCCGAAGAGCAAAGACTCTCCCCTTACATTTACGAATCCTCTCAGCTTCCGCTGTTGATTTAAACAAATATGTATTAGACAatttaaacatttaaataaCACCCTTTTACATTCACCTGCCTAATTGTTAATGTATAATTGAGCTCAAGGAAGAAGGTGGTTACCAGATAATGTGCCTTAATCTATATCAAAAAGGTCAGATAAGCACATGTCCTTATAAGCCCAATACTTATCTTTTCTTTTTGGGGTTGCAAATAAAAGAGGACAAAACATCTTAGCTGTCTTTCGTACCATCACCTAGAGATCCTACCTTTcaattttatcttttatttatggGATCATGTGGACCTGCATGTTCATACACTATGTGCCAAACTTGCCTGGCTTGCATAATGTTGTCAAaactaaaaatcattttttttctcatcattattgactagaattCAGTACCATAGATTTGCCAAAAAGCAAGATGAAGTTCtaagtttctttttttttttttttttgccaaagttCTAAGTTTCTTAATCATTAAGGGTTTGTTAAAATTCAAGATTACTGTCCAGAAAACAATATGCAATCCAAGGACCTACAAGTTATTTCCTAAGATCAATAATTTCTTCGGATGTCTTCAACTTACTAGCATGACCAGTATAATATCAAgacaaatatattaacatatagtTGGCACTAATATGGTGTGTCTGTAAGCTTTACTTTGGAAACTGTAGCCTCATGACCCCCAtctctatttattttattttatttcacagTTCGCACCTCTTTCCTTGAGACAGCAATGTTTCTGTTACACAACCccgattttgaaaaatttaggaATTACTTGTATCAAATTTGCAGGAGCCTAAGAAAGACACATAAAAGGAGGGGGTGAAAATACCTGGAAGATTTGGTTTTAAATCTACAGTCAGCTGTATTGCAGTAAGAAGATCATTCTCATCTCTTGTACCCATTACAGCTCTGGAGTCTCCAACATTACTAATCACAAGATCATGGCCCTACAAAAAACCATAAACAAATTCATGTTGAGAATGAATTTCATATAGTTTAGAGGGAACCAATTTCAATTGAATTCATTCTGGGACCTGCTTAATCAGGGTTACAGCTGTTGTTCCACTGCAGAAGCAATCAATGGTAGTGTACATCTTAAGTTCTCTATCCATAACTTTATAAGCTTTTATAAAGGTTTCCTTCAAGGTCTGAAacatatttgtgtttttttcatTCTCCTCAACATCGAAGGATGCCCTTGATTCTACATCAGCATTCAAAAAGGAGGTGCTTTCAGAGTTCAGGCTGCCTGTGCCATTAAGACTAATCTCTCTAAGAACATCATCACTTTTTGTATTAACTTCCCAGTGAGCACTCAGTTTCAATGGAAGAGAATCTCTGACTCTCTTAGCAACCAAGTGACCATACGGTCCATGTCCATCAAAAACACCACAAAATATTGTGTCTGTTCTTGACGCAAAGTTCTGAAAGCAAATCCACTTTAAATTAGTCACATACAGtctgaaatataattaaaatgaaaatgctTGCACAATTCTAAACACAATAGGTTTGCATACAACACGGAGATGTGATTCCAGCATTTACAAGTAAAGTTTggcaaaaattattataattcaaaaccTTATATAATTTGTCATCAATAGCTTATTCATCTATGTCAGAACTAGCCTTATGTGACAGCCAAAGCTGCACTTTAGATTTTAGCAACACATACAAGAGCAGAGGTATAAAATGTCAAATGTGTAATTATCAACTGCAATCTGGATCATGATTAAATTCATCACAAATGGAATACAGTTAAAATGATATAAACTTTACACACTGTCCATAATACAGGACAagattcaacttcaaacatttCTTGGTTAATATATTCATAACTTCATTTTGGGGGAGGGGGGCCTTGCCCATCCATATTTCAGATGATATCAGCCAAAAGTAACAATGGGATGAATTTCAAGCTAAGTATCAAAACTCATAAAATTAAAGcttaatactataatataaaGAAGAGTGACAAAACATCTAACCTCCCATACAATCATAGCATCTTGATTAGTCCCTTTTTTGCCTTGTTGAGTGAACATCGAGGCAACATCACTAGAGCCATTCAAGAACATCCGTCCCGGTATCCGATGAAGCTGTTCTTCCCTCTGGGATTCAAAAGAAGAATTTCGCGACCCAAGTTTTTTCCTCGAATTCTTTTTTTTCCGAACCCCTGGAGAGCTAGGCATAGGGCCCCTGCTTTCAGTAGATAAGCAGGACCCCATCCTTAGGGCCCTGATAATATTCAATATGCAATCCAGAACAGCTACACAATCACACCACCTATTTTCAGTTGAAGGATCCGTCACAACTGACTATTGAAACCTGCTTAAGAATTTAATCACCCCTTTGCCCTCACTGCAGAATCAACAAAATTTAACCCTCAGCTTCAAGTACCTAAAGTttcaaatcaagaaaataacAATTACTTCCCTTAGTAAACTCAAATCCAAAAAGCACATCACAAACTTATCACAGAAAATCACTTTTTCTACACAAACTAACAATCAAACACACAAGATACATAAACTACACATGAATTACACCATAAAAACCAGATCTTTAactaaaattaacaataaaataatcaattaatccaAATAATCACACTTCCAATTCACAATTCAACCCAAAAAATTCATCTGTCTTACCTCTTAAAAATCCTGTATCTGTAGCCCCAAAAGATCAAATCTTGCAAACCCCACCAAGCAATCTTCAACTTTTCACATAAAAACCCACCAAATATCACAAAAAGTCCACAACTCGCATCACCAAAGAGCAAAACAAATCAGACCCACATAACAAAACAGATCAAACTTCAAATCTAGCCCAAAAAAGAAGAATCAAACCAGATAGACCAATAACCAATAAGAGTGAagctaaaaaatgaaaaacaatgaAAAGGGGGTGTGTAAAAAGAGTGaatagagagaaagagagagaataGCACAATGAGATCGCAAGAAACACGGTGTATGTtacagagagagagggagagggagagagatgagaaATAAATGAAAAGTCTTGGAGTATGTATGTCTTTTATTACCATGAAATTCTGAGATGTTTATATATGTGCGTGTATGTATACTTACCATTCCTCACGCTGTTACTGTGAAGTCTGTTTATTTTTAGGCGGATAAGACTTGATtaggaaattattatttttccatTCACctcatttctttattatttttgcagCTACTTTTGCTTCTTTTCTACCTAAATTTCTTGGTAGTTTAGCTTTCAAAATGGAAagaagctttttttttttttttttttttttttgaaaatgagaataaatctcacaaatatgaaccggcaattcaccgtgataattctttcattcaagaaagcttattatctaaccgtcggacatgcaagatgaccggggaaatttagacaataaaactttaatgtccgaaaagaaaaacccgtcttcttccaagaatcctcaaaaataaaacaatgaaaacaagaaaaatataagtcaatatataacaaattgtatatattataaaaataaaaatatatccaataattaattattaataaaatcacgtGTATATGCATATGCATGTGgtgtttaaaatatttacacaattatgataactcataattgagacaattaaactcttaattaaggcacaattaataaaatattaacgcccttaattaagacacaattaaagcctcaaataaggcacaatttacgccctcaattatgaggcacaatttacgcacTCAATTATGAGGCACCATAAACGCCATCAAATATGAGGCACAAATAACgccctcaattatgaggcacaattaacgccatCAATTAACGCCTTCCTTTCCGAAACTGAATCTCCTCAGCCACCACCCCTACCACCGCCACGCTATCTCTTCCGCACACTACCGCCAAGAGGACGATGACCACCCAAAATATATCCATCTCCTGGTGAGTTGCGAAGGAAGCGAGAAGAAACAAATAGCAGAAAGCATGTGCAATGTATAACAACATTCATGTAATTAAACTCAAATACTCATAAAAACAATCCCAACTAATCTTATGTTACCATAAGCCACAATTCTCGAAAATCAAAAACATGATGCAGCAACATTAAAAAACACTCCAATTACAAACACAACCCTGTTCCAGAGATTTCAGAAAAACACCCACGGTACCAATTATAGAATCATATTATTGAGTTTAAACAGGACAAATAATTGACTCAAATTGCAATCAAATCCAATGGGCACTGGTCAGCGTGAGTGCATATAAACAGTGTTATCACATACTTGGTCCACATACATAATTTCATTGACCTACACAAAAATTACATTATCCGGAAACAAAATAACCAGATTCATCCACTGGAAATATGAACCTATATGACCAAAACCAGATTAACACATACAACATAAGAATCACACAAAATTCACAGATAAAATTATACACAATCacaaatcaagcaattaataaatcaaaaacaaattcaacaaaattCGAGAACCAAATCACaaaaacaaacacaa
Protein-coding regions in this window:
- the LOC108204572 gene encoding probable protein phosphatase 2C 33, producing MGSCLSTESRGPMPSSPGVRKKKNSRKKLGSRNSSFESQREEQLHRIPGRMFLNGSSDVASMFTQQGKKGTNQDAMIVWENFASRTDTIFCGVFDGHGPYGHLVAKRVRDSLPLKLSAHWEVNTKSDDVLREISLNGTGSLNSESTSFLNADVESRASFDVEENEKNTNMFQTLKETFIKAYKVMDRELKMYTTIDCFCSGTTAVTLIKQGHDLVISNVGDSRAVMGTRDENDLLTAIQLTVDLKPNLPAEAERIRKCKGRVFALRDEPEVARVWLPNNDSPGLAMARAFGDFCLKDFGLISVPEISHRRLTEKDEFVVLATDGIWDVLTNKEVVDIVAAAPARSYAARALVESAVRAWKSKYPTSKVDDCAVVCLFFNSNDLSSASVIESNEKIVPVEECVIDNVKKDTSANIKRGEKLGEECEEEEVEADEDDPLLYADPEKDWSALEGVSRVNTLLTLPRFTPGKEDKPAAGEPKARK